The following DNA comes from Candidatus Hydrogenedens sp..
TGTAAGTCCTGCCTGAATTGCAATGTGGGCTGTTTCATAATCGCGAATTTCTCCAACCATAATTACTTCCGGGTCTTGCCGTAAAATAGAACGCAGAGCATTGGCAAATGTGAAGTCCACATGAGGATTGATTTGTATCTGTGAAATTTTATCCATAGAATACTCCACAGGGTCTTCTATGGTAACAATATTAGGCAAGGAACGGTTTGATTGTATCATTTCCTGAATAATGGCATAGATAGTCGTGGTCTTACCACTACTACTGGGTCCTGTGAGTAAGAGCGTTCCTTGATTTCTCTTAATTAATTCTTTAAGTTTTTCCTCAACATAAGGTTGAAAACCTAATACATCAAGATGAAATAAATCCTGGGATTCTCCTAAAATGCGGATAACAACCTTTTCCCCTTTGATAGTCGGAACAATAGATACCCTTAAAGGGCGTTGACAGGTAGTCTTATTTGAATCTATACGACCATCCTGAGGAACATCCTTTCGGTAAATAACAAGATTGGATAAAATTTTTATTCGTGCTATAATCCGAGACTGATATTCTCGGGGGATGAGTGCGACTTGATGAAGCATCCCATCTATTCGATACCGTAATGCTAAATGTTCAGACCAGGGCTCTAAATGTATATCACTTGCCATGTGATAA
Coding sequences within:
- a CDS encoding GspE/PulE family protein; its protein translation is YHMASDIHLEPWSEHLALRYRIDGMLHQVALIPREYQSRIIARIKILSNLVIYRKDVPQDGRIDSNKTTCQRPLRVSIVPTIKGEKVVIRILGESQDLFHLDVLGFQPYVEEKLKELIKRNQGTLLLTGPSSSGKTTTIYAIIQEMIQSNRSLPNIVTIEDPVEYSMDKISQIQINPHVDFTFANALRSILRQDPEVIMVGEIRDYETAHIAIQAGLTGHFVISTIHSGTAAGVFIRLLDMGIEPYLVASSVIATLAQRLIRINCPDCIETYIPHVSTYSFFNLSDKEEVFFKSKGCSMCQYIGYRGRACIGELLPVSSEIEELVLKHPTASQLHNLAISLGMETMSEDGLKKAQKGITTLEELIRVLPSGSHVY